CTCTTTTCGATAATTTTTTCATTGATATTGGAGATGAGCAAAACCTAGAAAATGACCTCAGTACCTACAGCTCGCATTTGATGAGCATGAAGAATTTTTCTCAGTTCGCTAATAAGAAAACCATTCTTTTCATAGATGAATTCGGTACGGGAACTGAGCCGCAATTTGGGGGTGCCATTGCGGAATCTATCCTGTTAGATTTGAATAAAGCCGGAGCATTTGGGATTGTTACCACTCACTATGGAAATTTAAAGCAAATTGCCAATAAAAATCAAGGCTTGGTAAATGGAGCCATGCGTTATGATGTGGACAAGCTAGAGCCATTATATCAACTTGAAATTGGTAAGCCAGGTTCTTCTTTTGCCTTGGAAATAGCCTCAAAAATAGGCATCTCCAAAGAGATCCTGCAGTATGCAAAAGACCATATTGGTGAAGAGAGAGTTCGGTACGATCGTTTGCTAACGCAATTGGAGAATGAGAAAAATCAATATTCAACTTTATTGGCAGAGGCAAAGTCAAAGGAGATTTTACTCAAAACCCGTTTGAGAGAATACAATGACCTGAAGGAAACTTTAGAGCAAACTAAGAAACGCTACATTCAGGAAGCTAAGCAAGAAGCAAAATCCCTTTTAGATCAGGCAAATAAAAAGATCGAAGCAACAATCAGAGAGATTAAAGAGGGGAAGGCTGAGAAGGAAGTTACCAAGCAGCTTAGGAAGGATTTGGATGAGTTTAAACAAGTGGTGAAGCCTGAAAAGCTTGCTGTCAAAGATCCGGAAGTGGTAGTTGTCGGTGGAAAAATCCAAACTGGAGACTGGGTAAGATTAAAAGATAATGGTGCTGTTGCGCAGGTGCTTGAAATTAAAAATAAGGAAGTTGAAATTTCTATTGGTGAGTTGAAGTCAAAAGTCAAACTTTCAAGACTTGAAAAAATCTCTCAAACCCAAAAGAAAAAAGAATTGAAATCCGTGGTGAAAGGAGGGAACTTCAACTCGAATCAAAAGATGATGGATTTTTCGCCCAATTTAGATCTGAGAGGGAAAAGAGGAGAAGAAGTGCTTTCTATCATTCAAACTTTTGTAGATGAGGGATATATGCTAGGGGTAAAAGATCTTCGAGTAGTGCATGGCAAAGGAGATGGGATCCTTCGAGAAATCACAAGAAACTTACTCAGGACTATGCCTCAAGTAGGAAAAATGGAAGACGAACATGCTGATCGTGGAGGAGCAGGAGTAACCCTAATTACATTAAAACAATAAAAGGGAGCATTTGCTCCCTTTTATTGTTTTTATCCTACTAGCTTATTATTTCTTGACCAAGTCAAATTCATAGGCTCCAGCAACTGCGGAGGTGCCGTTTTGTCTTGCCCCAGGTACCGAAATAGTAAATATCAATTTTAAATTATCACCTGTTCTGGTGAAAGACATTTCTCTTTCTGCGGCAGGCTTACTGCCAGAAAGCATGATTTTATCAAAATTATCCCCTTCAAAAGTCCAGTTTCCTGCAGCATCAAAAAGCTCATTGCTGTTTTTGCTACTATAGGATTTCGAACCACTGGAATTTAATGTTAGCTCAAAATTTTGATAGATGTCTGTAACAGCTGTCCCGTCTCTTTTTACCGTTCCACCTCCAGAGATCTCCCAAGTCAATGAGCCTTCTCCACTTAATTCTTCCAAAGCTATTTCTTCCGGAGTTTTCTGATCTGGTTCTGGACTGTCATTCCAGCAACTTTGGAGCAAAATCAAAGAAAAGAATATAGCAAAAACAGGTAGTTTTGAAGATTTCATATAAAAACTAATTGCATCAATTGAGATTAAATATACACAAGTATTGGGAAACCTTTTGCCTACTTATAGTCCTCAAGATTTAATTTTTGGGTGCAATATTCATATTCTCTCGAATCATTTGAGCAAACAATTATTATTCGGTCCTTCTTGTATTGCTCCACGAGCTCTTGATACCAATTTACTCCCTTGACATCTAAATTGGATGTGGGTTCATCAAGGAAAACTAAAGGCACATCTGAAAATAAAGCAACTCCTAATTTTACACGTTGTTTCATGCCAGAGGAAAACTGTGCTATAGGCTTATTAGCATGAGATTCTAAGTATAAGGTTTCTATAATTTTATCAATAGAAAGCCCCGGAAGAGGAGTTTTAAATTTAAAATGGAATTCTAAAAGTTCTTTTAAAGTGAATTCCTCGGGGAGCTCCATATAAGGAGCAGAAACTGTTAAGTGATAAAACCAGTCGCTGTCAGCAACTGGTTGATTTTGTGTTTGGTACGTAATATTGCCGGAACTTAATGGAATAGAGCCACTCAGGCATTTTAGTAAAGTGGATTTTCCGGATCCATTTCCACCTGTGATGGCTATCGCATCCCCTGATTTCAAATTTAAATTCAGGTTTTTAAAAATCCATTCATATTGGAAGCGTTTGCTTGCTTCTTCCACTTGGATTTTCAGCATGCTCAATGGATATATCCTTTCATGACACCTCTTTCGGAGGATCTGATAAAGTTTAGAATTTCATCCCTCTCTTTGGTAGCCGGAAGATTGATTTCTATTTCTTCTAAAGCCCGACTATTGTTCATGCTATTTAGAAATAGGTATCTATAAACTTCCTGAATATGCGCAATAGACTCACTGG
Above is a window of Algoriphagus machipongonensis DNA encoding:
- a CDS encoding ABC transporter ATP-binding protein, with the protein product MLKIQVEEASKRFQYEWIFKNLNLNLKSGDAIAITGGNGSGKSTLLKCLSGSIPLSSGNITYQTQNQPVADSDWFYHLTVSAPYMELPEEFTLKELLEFHFKFKTPLPGLSIDKIIETLYLESHANKPIAQFSSGMKQRVKLGVALFSDVPLVFLDEPTSNLDVKGVNWYQELVEQYKKDRIIIVCSNDSREYEYCTQKLNLEDYK
- a CDS encoding endonuclease MutS2, with the translated sequence MQYPTNLDHKINFIKVKELLKEECTSALGRSFVDKISFSSDPRLVTKLLDQTEEFFNILISGEVFPSSNFTNLHPYLEKAKLEGAYLDEEDFHEIKLSLQTLKGCVAFFQKFGEEYPALSQLLGMLLDLDLGLLKSIEQVVDEKGKIRSNASKDLQLIRNQIIYEEGRLRKVMERIFREARAKGLTPEDTGMTIRGGRMVIPIAAENKRKLRGFIHDESATGQTVFMEPEEALDINNEIRDLEYMERREIIKILTELTNKLRPAIPTLRKATNYLGLMDFIRAKAKFAQKTESVKPVITKERQLIWTKARHPILEMALKAQGKKIVPLDVKLIGQERLLVISGPNAGGKSVTLKTVALLQYMLQCGLLIPVHPDSKSSLFDNFFIDIGDEQNLENDLSTYSSHLMSMKNFSQFANKKTILFIDEFGTGTEPQFGGAIAESILLDLNKAGAFGIVTTHYGNLKQIANKNQGLVNGAMRYDVDKLEPLYQLEIGKPGSSFALEIASKIGISKEILQYAKDHIGEERVRYDRLLTQLENEKNQYSTLLAEAKSKEILLKTRLREYNDLKETLEQTKKRYIQEAKQEAKSLLDQANKKIEATIREIKEGKAEKEVTKQLRKDLDEFKQVVKPEKLAVKDPEVVVVGGKIQTGDWVRLKDNGAVAQVLEIKNKEVEISIGELKSKVKLSRLEKISQTQKKKELKSVVKGGNFNSNQKMMDFSPNLDLRGKRGEEVLSIIQTFVDEGYMLGVKDLRVVHGKGDGILREITRNLLRTMPQVGKMEDEHADRGGAGVTLITLKQ